The proteins below come from a single Arthrobacter crystallopoietes genomic window:
- a CDS encoding DUF485 domain-containing protein encodes MGQNPTPEADFTAAVDFEKVQQEPKFQELRRRHRSFVFPMAIAFLLWYFAYVLLADYAHDFMSTKVIGNINIGLILGLLQFVSTFVITMWYVSFANKKLDPIAAEMRSELESAAVKPQAGEKN; translated from the coding sequence ATGGGACAAAATCCCACCCCGGAGGCCGATTTCACGGCAGCCGTGGACTTCGAGAAAGTCCAGCAGGAACCGAAGTTCCAGGAGCTGCGGCGCCGGCACCGCAGCTTCGTGTTCCCCATGGCCATCGCATTCCTGCTGTGGTACTTCGCCTACGTCCTGTTGGCCGATTATGCGCACGACTTCATGTCCACCAAGGTGATCGGCAACATCAACATCGGTTTGATCCTGGGACTGCTCCAGTTTGTCAGCACGTTCGTGATCACCATGTGGTACGTCAGTTTCGCAAACAAGAAGCTGGATCCGATCGCGGCCGAGATGCGCAGCGAGCTTGAGTCC
- a CDS encoding histidine kinase, whose translation MFSTAVDIALIVAIAAVTVAVIALIGFKLARSSRDLGSEAELATYTTLHTAGLAAPFLRTGLSPAGAGKAARYLREMLGSNDLVITDESSMLAWDGTHAPREAEAMALARKVLDSGRTQVFRKPGLAVPGADLRENPVTEAVFSPIQVQDRVVGTVGAYTEHVGASLVRAANEVAGWVATQIELAELDASRTLLMEAEVRALRAQISPHFIYNSLNAIASYILTDPVRARELVIEFADFTRYSFRRHGDFTTVAEELKSIDRYLLLERARFGDRLKVSLQIGPEVLSTVIPFLSLQPLVENAVRHGLEAKEGTGHITITAHDAGAYAVVTIEDDGVGMDPEHLRQVLAGHTEGDHVGLRNVDSRLRQVYGDEHGLVVETAPGQGTLITMRVPKFQPDNVV comes from the coding sequence ATGTTCAGCACGGCCGTCGACATCGCGCTCATTGTGGCCATCGCGGCCGTCACGGTGGCGGTCATCGCACTGATCGGCTTCAAGCTCGCCCGCTCCAGCCGGGATCTGGGGTCCGAGGCCGAGCTGGCCACGTACACCACTTTGCATACCGCGGGCCTGGCGGCGCCGTTCCTGCGCACCGGGCTCTCCCCCGCCGGCGCAGGCAAGGCCGCCCGCTACCTGCGCGAAATGCTCGGCAGCAACGATCTGGTCATCACGGACGAGTCCTCGATGCTGGCGTGGGACGGCACCCACGCACCGCGGGAAGCAGAGGCAATGGCACTGGCACGCAAGGTGCTGGACAGTGGCCGGACCCAGGTCTTCCGCAAGCCCGGGCTCGCCGTTCCCGGCGCGGACCTGCGCGAGAACCCCGTGACGGAGGCCGTCTTCTCCCCGATCCAGGTGCAGGACCGGGTGGTGGGGACGGTCGGCGCCTACACCGAGCATGTCGGGGCGTCGCTGGTCCGGGCCGCGAATGAGGTTGCCGGCTGGGTAGCCACGCAGATCGAGCTGGCGGAGCTGGACGCCTCGCGCACCTTGCTGATGGAGGCCGAAGTCCGCGCGCTGCGCGCGCAGATCAGCCCGCACTTCATCTACAACTCGCTCAATGCCATTGCGTCCTACATCCTCACCGACCCGGTACGCGCCCGCGAACTGGTCATCGAGTTCGCCGACTTCACCCGCTACTCGTTCCGGCGCCACGGCGACTTCACCACCGTGGCGGAAGAACTGAAATCCATCGACCGCTACCTGCTGCTGGAACGCGCGCGATTCGGCGACCGGCTCAAAGTCAGCCTGCAGATCGGTCCGGAGGTGCTCAGCACGGTGATCCCCTTCCTATCCCTCCAGCCGCTGGTGGAGAACGCGGTCCGGCACGGCCTGGAGGCGAAGGAGGGCACCGGCCACATCACCATTACCGCCCACGACGCCGGCGCCTACGCCGTCGTCACTATCGAGGACGACGGCGTGGGGATGGATCCTGAGCATCTGCGGCAGGTGCTCGCCGGACACACCGAGGGCGACCACGTGGGCCTGCGCAATGTGGACTCCCGGCTGCGGCAGGTCTATGGGGACGAACACGGCCTGGTGGTGGAAACCGCTCCCGGGCAGGGCACCCTGATCACCATGCGCGTGCCGAAGTTCCAGCCGGACAACGTCGTCTAG